Proteins from a genomic interval of Corvus moneduloides isolate bCorMon1 chromosome 6, bCorMon1.pri, whole genome shotgun sequence:
- the DIO2 gene encoding type II iodothyronine deiodinase isoform X2, translated as MGLLSVDLLITLQILPVFFSNCLFLALYDSVILLKHMVLFLSRSKSGRGEWRRMLTSEGLRCVWNSFLLDAYKQVKLGGEAPNSSVIHIAKDSDGSSSSWKNVGGKCGTKCHLLDFANSERPLVVNFGSATUPPFTSQLSAFSKLVEEFSGVADFLLVYIDEAHPSDGWAAPGISPSSFEVKKHRSQEERCAAAHQLLEHFSLPPQCQVVADCMDNNANVAYGVSFERVCIVQRQKIAYLGGKGPFFYNLQEVRLWLEQNFSKR; from the exons ATGGGTCTGCTAAGTGTGGATTTGTTGATCACGCTTCAGATCTTGCCGGTCTTTTTCTCCAATTGCCTCTTTCTTGCGctctatgactctgtgattctccTGAAGCACATGGTTCTGTTTCTGAGCCGCTCTAAGTCTGGGCGCGGTGAGTGGCGGAGGATGCTGACCTCGGAGGGGCTGCGCTGCGTCTGGAACAGCTTCCTCCTGGACGCCTACAAGCAG GTCAAACTGGGAGGAGAAGCCCCAAACTCCAGTGTAATCCACATAGCCAAGGACAGTGATGGCAGCAGTAGCAGCTGGAAGAATGTTGGTGGCAAGTGTGGAACCAAATGCCACCTTCTGGATTTTGCCAACTCCGAGAGGCCACTGGTGGTCAACTTTGGCTCAGCTACTTGACCACCGTTCACAAGCCAGCTGTCAGCCTTCAGCAAGCTGGTGGAGGAGTTCTCTGGTGTGGCTGACTTTCTGTTGGTCTACATTGATGAAGCTCACCCATCAGAtggctgggctgctcctggaATCTCTCCCTCTTCATTTGAAGTTAAGAAACACAGAAGCCAGGAAGAGAGATGCGCAGCTGCTCACCAGCTCCTAGAGCACTTTTCCTTGCCACCTCAGTGCCAGGTGGTGGCTGACTGCATGGACAACAATGCCAATGTGGCCTACGGGGTTTCATTTGAGCGAGTATGCATTGTGCAGAGACAAAAAATCGCCTACCTGGGAGGCAAAGGCCCCTTTTTCTACAACCTTCAAGAGGTTCGGCTTTGGCTGGAACAAAACTTCAGCAAAAGATGA
- the DIO2 gene encoding type II iodothyronine deiodinase isoform X1, which yields MGLLSVDLLITLQILPVFFSNCLFLALYDSVILLKHMVLFLSRSKSGRGEWRRMLTSEGLRCVWNSFLLDAYKQVKLGGEAPNSSVIHIAKDSDGSSSSWKNVGGKCGTKCHLLDFANSERPLVVNFGSATUPPFTSQLSAFSKLVEEFSGVADFLLVYIDEAHPSDGWAAPGISPSSFEVKKHRSQEERCAAAHQLLEHFSLPPQCQVVADCMDNNANVAYGVSFERVCIVQRQKIAYLGGKGPFFYNLQEVRLWLEQNFSKRUNPFSTEVMSTDVSLKGDAKGKKKKTYASVNKIFPMIAGEHI from the exons ATGGGTCTGCTAAGTGTGGATTTGTTGATCACGCTTCAGATCTTGCCGGTCTTTTTCTCCAATTGCCTCTTTCTTGCGctctatgactctgtgattctccTGAAGCACATGGTTCTGTTTCTGAGCCGCTCTAAGTCTGGGCGCGGTGAGTGGCGGAGGATGCTGACCTCGGAGGGGCTGCGCTGCGTCTGGAACAGCTTCCTCCTGGACGCCTACAAGCAG GTCAAACTGGGAGGAGAAGCCCCAAACTCCAGTGTAATCCACATAGCCAAGGACAGTGATGGCAGCAGTAGCAGCTGGAAGAATGTTGGTGGCAAGTGTGGAACCAAATGCCACCTTCTGGATTTTGCCAACTCCGAGAGGCCACTGGTGGTCAACTTTGGCTCAGCTACTTGACCACCGTTCACAAGCCAGCTGTCAGCCTTCAGCAAGCTGGTGGAGGAGTTCTCTGGTGTGGCTGACTTTCTGTTGGTCTACATTGATGAAGCTCACCCATCAGAtggctgggctgctcctggaATCTCTCCCTCTTCATTTGAAGTTAAGAAACACAGAAGCCAGGAAGAGAGATGCGCAGCTGCTCACCAGCTCCTAGAGCACTTTTCCTTGCCACCTCAGTGCCAGGTGGTGGCTGACTGCATGGACAACAATGCCAATGTGGCCTACGGGGTTTCATTTGAGCGAGTATGCATTGTGCAGAGACAAAAAATCGCCTACCTGGGAGGCAAAGGCCCCTTTTTCTACAACCTTCAAGAGGTTCGGCTTTGGCTGGAACAAAACTTCAGCAAAAGATGAAATCCATTCTCCACAGAAGTTATGTCAACAGATGTGTCCCTTAAAGGTgatgcaaaagggaaaaaaaagaaaacatatgcTAGTGTGAATAAAATCTTTCCAATGATTGCAGGAGAACACATTTGA